From Lolium perenne isolate Kyuss_39 chromosome 5, Kyuss_2.0, whole genome shotgun sequence, a single genomic window includes:
- the LOC127300065 gene encoding chalcone isomerase-like protein 2 — MGSEHEKTVDVDGIPFPQEIIAGTKTLSLVGHGVTDIEIHFLQIKFNAIGVYLDTAGVMEHLQGWKGKNQLLEDEAFFSALVSAPVEKVLRLVVIKEIKGSQYGVQLESSVRDRLVATDSYDDDEEEALEKVADFFQSKYFRPGSVVTFHFPATPTGAAAEISFATEGKEETKVAVENAGVAEMIQRWYLGGESAVSQSTVKSLAEHFAAVLSSP; from the exons A TGGGATCGGAGCACGAGAAGACCGTGGACGTGGATGGCATCCCCTTCCCGCAGGAGATCATCGCCGGCACCAAGACGCTCTcgctcgtcggccatg GCGTCACGGACATTGAGATCCATTTCCTTCAGATCAAGTTCAACGCCATCGGGGTCTACCTCGACACGGCCGGCGTCATGGAGCATCTGCAAGGCTGGAAGGGGAAGAACCAGCTGCTCGAAGACGAGGCTTTCTTCAGCGCCCTCGTCTCCG CTCCGGTGGAGAAGGTGCTGAGGCTGGTGGTGATCAAGGAGATCAAGGGCTCGCAGTACGGCGTGCAGCTGGAGAGCTCCGTCAGGGACCGGCTCGTGGCGACCGACAgctacgacgacgacgaggaggaggcgctcGAGAAGGTCGCCGACTTCTTCCAGTCCAAGTACTTCAGGCCAGGATCCGTAGTCACCTTCCACTTCCCGGCCACCCCCACGGGCGCCGCGGCCGAGATATCGTTCGCGACGGAGGGCAAGGAGGAGACCAAGGTGGCCGTGGAGAATGCCGGCGTTGCGGAGATGATCCAGAGGTGGTACCTCGGCGGCGAGTCGGCGGTGTCGCAGAGCACCGTCAAGAGCCTCGCCGAGCATTTCGCCGCGGTCCTCTCCTCTCCATGA
- the LOC127300064 gene encoding vacuolar-sorting receptor 1 yields the protein MELRSTPPATRRLLLLAWAALLCTFCCSCEGRFVVEKNSLKITAPDTLKGTYECAIGNFGVPQYGGTMVGVVAYPKANRKACKSFDDFDISYKAKPGSFPTFLLVDRGDCFFAKKAWNAQNAGVAAILVADDKDEPLITMDTPEESGREDYLENITIASALVTKSFGDRLRKAVEKGDMVNVNLDWRESLPHPDERVEYEFWTNSNDECGPKCDSQIDFVKSFKGPAQILEKKGYTQFTPHYITWYCPESFTSSKQCKSQCINHGRYCAPDPEQDFSKGYDGKDVVVQNLRQVCVYQVAKDSQKPWLWWDYVTDFAIRCPMKENKYTKECADEVIKSLGLDHKAIDKCIGDPDADKENPVLKAEQDAQIGKGARGDVTILPTLVINNRQYRGKLDKGAVLKALCAGFKETTEPAVCLTEDIQTNECLENNGGCWHDKAANISACKDTFRGRVCECPVVKGVKFVGDGYTHCEALGSGRCEIDNGGCWKETRNGLTHSACTDGGCKCPDGFKGDGVHKCEDVDECKEKTACQCKECKCKNTWGSYECGCGGGLLYMKEHDTCISKNAAAQVGWNFLWVIFFGLAAAGIAGYAVYKYRIRSCMDSEIRAIMAQYMPLDNQGDISSHSHHIEM from the exons ATGGAGCTCCGATCCACGCCGCCGGCGACGCGGCGGCTGCTGCTGCTGGCGTGGGCGGCTCTCCTGTGCACCTTCTGCTGCTCCTGCGAGGGGAGGTTCGTCGTCGAGAAGAACAGCCTCAAGATCACGGCGCCGGACACGCTCAAGGGCACCTACGAGTGCGCCATTGGCAACTTCGGCGTTCCCCAGTACGGCGGCACCATGGTCGGCGTCGTCGCCTACCCCAAGGCCAACCGGAAGGCCTGCAAGAGCTTCGACGACTTCGACATCTCCTACAAGGCCAAGCCCGGGTCTTTCCCCACCTTCTTGCTCGTCGACAGGGGAG ATTGCTTCTTCGCAAAGAAGGCATGGAATGCGCAGAACGCAGGAGTGGCGGCTATCCTTGTCGCCGATGACAAGGATGAGCCGCTTATTACGATGGACACGCCTGAAGAGAGCGGGCGGGAGGATTATTTAGAGAACATCACCATTGCGTCAGCGCTGGTCACAAAAAGCTTCGGCGATAGGCTCAGGAAAGCAGTCGAGAAGGGCGACATGGTTAATGTGAATTTGGATTGGAGGGAGTCCCTGCCTCACCCTGATGAGCGGGTCGAGTACGAATTTTGGACTAACAGTAACGATGAGTGTGGTCCAAAATGCGACAGCCAGATTGATTTCGTCAAGAGCTTCAAAGGACCGGCGCAGATACTTGAGAAGAAAGGTTACACACAGTTCACTCCTCATTACATTACTTGGTATTGCCCGGAGTCCTTCACGTCAAGCAAGCAGTGCAAGTCCCAGTGTATCAACCACGGGAGGTACTGTGCGCCTGACCCTGAACAGGATTTCAGCAAAGGGTATGATGGGAAAGATGTGGTGGTTCAGAATTTACGGCAAGTTTGTGTTTATCAAGTTGCTAAGGACAGTCAGAAACCCTGGTTGTGGTGGGACTATGTGACTGATTTTGCAATTCGCTGCCCAATGAAGGAAAATAAGTACACTAAGGAATGTGCTGATGAAGTGATCAAGTCACTTG GACTTGATCACAAAGCAATAGATAAGTGCATTGGTGATCCAGATGCTGATAAAGAAAATCCTGTGCTGAAAGCTGAACAGGATGCTCAG ATTGGCAAAGGCGCTCGTGGTGATGTCACTATCTTACCGACACTAGTCATCAATAATAGACAATACAGAG GGAAACTTGACAAAGGAGCAGTTCTTAAAGCACTTTGTGCAGGCTTTAAAGAAACTACTGAGCCTGCTGTTTGCTTGACTGAAG ATATACAAACAAATGAGTGTTTGGAGAACAATGGTGGCTGTTGGCATGATAAGGCTGCTAACATATCTGCATGCAAG GATACTTTCCGTGGAAGAGTTTGCGAATGTCCGGTTGTGAAAGGTGTAAAATTTGTTGGTGATGGCTACACTCATTGTGAAG CATTAGGATCTGGACGCTGTGAGATTGACAATGGAGGATGCTGGAAAGAGACCAGGAATGGTCTAACACACTCTGCCTGCACT GATGGTGGCTGCAAATGCCCAGATGGATTCAAAGGTGACGGTGTCCACAAGTGTGAAG ATGTTGATGAGTGCAAGGAAAAGACTGCATGCCAGTGCAAAGAATGCAAATGCAAGAACACATGGGGAAGCTATGAGTGCGGCTGCGGTGGTGGCCTGCTGTACATGAAGGAGCATGATACGTGCATAA GCAAAAATGCAGCAGCACAGGTAGGCTGGAATTTCCTATGGGTTATCTTCTTCGGCCTAGCGGCAGCAGGAATTGCAGGATACGCGGTGTACAAGTACAGGATCCGG AGCTGCATGGATTCGGAGATCCGGGCCATCATGGCGCAGTACATGCCCCTGGACAACCAGGGAGATATCTCCAGTCATTCTCACCATATCGAGATGTGA